Within the Mus caroli chromosome 10, CAROLI_EIJ_v1.1, whole genome shotgun sequence genome, the region attgcccggcccaaaacttatttaaaaaaaaaaaagatttatttattatacataagtacactgtagctgtcttcagatgcaccagaagagggtgtcagatctcattacggatggttgtgagccaccatgtggttgctgggatttgaactcaggaccttcggaagagcagttggtgctcttaaccactgagccatctctccagcccccaaaacttatttttaaggatggcttttaaatactttaacctcccttgtagcccaccagaggtagtgggatgtttcctgaagcagacacaaatgAAAGGAtggttttgctaaagcaaacatgtgagaGACACATGATTTTAAGAAGGATCCAACAgcgctggcgagatggctcagtggatgctcttctgaaggccctgagttcaaatctcagcaaccacatggtggctcacaaccacccttaatgagacctgatgttctcttctggtgtgtctgaagacagctacagtgtacttatttataataataaataaatctttgggcccaAGCGaacagggactgagtgagcaagTGGAGCAGACCAGAGCCAGCGGGGTTGACTggaacaagcagaggtcctaaaattcaattcccaacaaccacatgaaggctcacaaccatctgtacagctacagtgtactcatattcataaaataaataaataaatctttaaaaaaaaaaagacagtggaCAAcactggatggtattggtacaccCTGCCATTCCTTAGTGGTCATATCGTTTGTTATgatttcatagaaagaaatgcaccaaaaaattTCGGGTGGTGTTCTGGCAAATTCTTGATGTCAGCTGATATGGACTCACATGGAGTTCTGCCGTGGGAGTAGatatgatgtttggagggagtataaataggactcaaaggACAGTGACCAGGGGTTGGGGAGACTTGCTTAGCTAGCTTTTtcttgctgatcttcacttgGTTGAGGGAGGCAggacagagaacttctcctgacaCTCCTGCTGGTCCTGTTCCTTCTGCTGACTCCTGCTGAttcagcagaggcctggctgtttctgctgggcgGTGCCACCACTGTTGATTCCCATTTGCTATCCCAAcattactgaactggactgctggtatattcgTGAAGTGTTTACGAGTGGATTGAGCCACTGATGgtttcctgtgaactgaactacaGATtttctgacaacacagatgggatttgctccaaagaactgttttctaaacaggtccacttcacctaacttttcttttccactactgcTGGTGTGTGGAGGCCTAAAAGGGAGGTTAGAGCATTTAAGAACCCATGATAAAAGTCGAGTTTGAAAGATCTAAGCCTACAGATGCCCCACAGTACTGGACCAGCCAGGGCCACTGCTGGAGGGTGTCCTCAAGTGAGAAGTCGGCATATTGTCTGCTGCCTTAAGAATCAATAGGAGGCCTGAGATCAGGGCTCCAGGTTGTTCCAACAAGGGGGATGGCAGTTCTGGAAACCAGGCCCTGCTCATGGGCCCCAGTACAGCtgtgacccccaccccacccccacttccagcATGCCTGTTGCAGCTGGCCTCTATCTTGAGAGCTGAAGCAGGACCTACCAAACAGTTATGACTGTAACATGGCACTCTGGCCCTCCAACAGTGTGAGGAGCCACCAGAAATTCCCCTAGGCTCCCAGCCTCTCTGTTCAGCTTTCTCCTCAGAGACCAATGTCCCCATATGGGATGCTTTCTGTCTTGGACATCCAGCTGCCTTTGGGGTCCAGACCAATACCAGCTGCCTTGAGGAGAGGTGAGGGGAGTCAGCCATGTACCTGCACAGGGGACCTGCAGCCAGACCACCCTATCTCAGGCCAGCAGGTGTCGCTAAGAGCCTGACCAGGAATCTGTGACACCCTCAgctgcccagccccagcccacagGCATCCATGGAGTCTGCAAAGCCAGAACTCCAGCCTCCTGGAGCCTCTGTGATTCCTGACACCCCCAAATGCAGGCAGTCCCGGGCTAGGCGAATGACTTTCTCCTGTCTATCCTCCAGATAGAGGGCAGCAGGCAGCATGAACAGCATTGACAGGCCCTATGACAGGCAGAGCagacctcttttcttttttcttttctcagtaatttgtttttatgttctgTGCATTGATTGGTGTTTCACCTGCATggatatctgtgtgagggtgttgggtcccctgaaaCAGGAGTTTCAGATTGTAACTCAGTAACTCAGTTGTGAACCACTGCCTGGGtgtcaggaattgaacccaggtcctcttggaAGAGCAACAGGTGgttttaacggctgagccatctctgtgagCCAGCCAGTCCCAGTAGACCTCTCTTCATTGCTTGTAGTTTATTGGCATAGGGTCCTCCCACCAGGCCCAGCACAACTTAAAATAGGTGATTTCGGGAGCACAAAGGCCATGTGGATTGAAGTTGAATGTCCACCACGGACAGTAGGTAACCAGGTCTAGCCCTACCTCTGTGGGTGATCTGTACAGGAAGGAGGACGTTTCTGAATCTCCACAGCACAAGGGCGTGTgtcattttttaagtatttatttattcatttttattggttattttatttatttacatttcaaatgttatcccccttcccagtttcccctccacaaactccctatcccctccccctcctccctgcctctatgagggtgttccacccacccacccacctactcctgcctcagcaccctagcattcccctactctgagTCATGGAGCCTCTACAGGACTAAGGGGCTCCCCTCTCAGTGATGCcccataaggccatcctctgctacatatccagctggaaccatgtgtcaccaccaccaccaccaccaccaccaccaccatgagtactctttggttggtgttttagtccctgggagcttggggggagagggtaaggttggttgatattgttgttcttcctatgaggttgcaactcccttcaactccttcagtcctttccctaattcctccTTTTGggatcccagtgctcagtccaatggttggctgcgagcatccacatctgtatttgtcagctatggcagagcctctcagaggacagctatatcaggctcctgtcagcaagcacttcttggcatcagcaatagtgaatggtttggtgtctgcagatgggatggatccccaggtgaggcagtctctgggtgCCCTTTTTGTgcgtctttccttcagtctctgctgcactctttgtccctgcacttcctGCATTTATGGTTATGTACAacatacatgcagtgcccatgaaggccagaagggggcatcagaccccttgcaactggaattacagatcgTTGTACATcattatgtgggtactgggagccgTAAGCACTCTTGACTGCTAAGCCCCTCTCTCTCCAAaccctatttttgttttgtttttccatgtgagaGAGGTTTATTGTAGGGGGAGGGGGCAAAAGGGGGTGATGGagacaaagggagaaaagagagaagagagtttgggcttgttttttttttaatattcatttatttatgtttttttagtTATggcctctctacatagccctggctgtcctagaactcactacatagaccaggctggccttgaactcacctgcctctgcctcctgaatgatgggattaaagatgtgcttcACTATAtccaacctttttcttttttaagttgtgcgtttgtatgtgtctatgtgttacATTCCATGTAAATGCAAATGACctcacaggccagaagagagtcGGATCTCCCaggaactggatttacaggcagttgtgagctacctgacctGCATGATGGGgttcaggtcctctgaagagcagccagtccacttaaccactgagcagtctctgctcctgcccccccacccccccccacacacacacacacactgtcctccTCCACCtggccccaccccatcccaaccCCAAGCTCCACAGGGTCAGAAAACATACCAGGCCAGGAGTCTCAAACAGACTCTTGCCACCATGGCCTCCAGGAGCCAAACTCCCAGGAGTGGTGAGCACGCAAAATTAACCGCTGAGTGAGGGTGAGCGAAAAGGCCAGTGTTAGAGCAAAGCTACCTTCTGGAACCTTCTTCATGCTGTGAGCAGAGGAGCCAGGATGTCAGGTCTCCTGAGGTTGGACCTCTGTGGGGAGGGGGGGCTTCCTGTGGAGCCAGGAGGACTTCCTCCTTACAAGACAATGTCGGGAAAGGGGGTCGAGGACAGGAGGTGCCCCAGAGAATACAACAGAGTCCTGCTGGCTCTTGACCTTACTGGGGACAGATAGGCCCTAGGCCACCAGCATTCCAGCCCCTGTGCCcccactgtctctgtgtctctctgtcttggtttctgtgtctgtctctcttcatgtCTCTGCTGCCTTTgtacctctgtctgtctctctgatctgtgtctgtttctgtccctgtccctctgtctcttggtctctgtctttctgtctccctctctctctctccctctctgtctctccattccTCCAGCTCCGGCCTTCCCATGACTTCCCCTCTGTGCTATGGCTCTAGCTCCCACCCTCTCTTCCCCACCATGAACAGGATGCCCCACTGTCTTGCAGGTGGAGTCAGGACTGAAAAGAATGTCCCTTAAGACCATCAAGGAAAGCAGGAACCACGGCCTTCAGCCCTCAGCGCTTTAGCCTGCCAGCCTCCTGCTGACCCCTCCCCACCTGGCCCTGGTATAGCAGGAAGCTGGGTCAGGGGTGGGGAAGTAGCCCATTCACCAGgtttgctgccccccccccacccgggTTAAGAGCCCAGCTTCCCGGGAAGGGCCCATGTCTTGGAGTCACCTTCCTGCACAGCTTCCAGCActggtgcatgctgggcaagGGGCGGGGGATGGGGCCCAGGCAGCCACAGccctgactacacacacacacacacacacacacacacacacacacacgcccctgAGGCACACCTCAGTTTCCCTGCTGTGATACCAACCTCCACCTGCCACACTATTGCTAGTGCCTCAGTTCTAAGAAGATCCCCACAGTTTGCTCAGTTCTAAGAAGATCCTCACAGTTTGCATGCTGAGCAGGGGGCTGGGGCCAGGGTTGGAGCAGACAAAGTCTCACCCTGTATAGCtaaggtttctgttgctgagataaaacaccataaccaaaagcaacttggggaagaaagtgtttatttcaacTTACGCATCCTGATCAGGGCCCTTCAtaaaaggaagccaaggcaggaacggAGGGAGccgggagctgatgcagaggccatggaggagtgctgcttactggcttgctctgcctgcttttctATAGCatctaggaccaccagcccatatcaatcatttttttaaaaaaataccccaACAGGCCTGCCTCCAGACCAATCTGGTGggagcattttgttttgttttatttttttttaagatttatttattattacgtgtaagtatactgtagctgtttttagacacacacgggtagttgtgagccaccatgtggttgctgggatttgaactcaggacctcttacctgctgagccatctcaccagcccctgatgggaatatttttatcaactgaagttccctcttcccaaatgaccctgCTTATGTCAAGCTGTCAAGCCCTAGGCCAGAGCACTCCACGTGCTTGAGTGGAGACAGACTTCAAGCGTCCACACATGCCTTAGGAAGGCAGAGGAGGTTGGAAAGGGAGGTGAGAGGGTCTGCAGAGCCTTGGTACAAAGGTGTGGCTACCTGAGGCAAGAACATAGGAAACTAGCCTGCTTTCTCGGCTAGTCCCTAAAGCCTAGGGGTGTCGATATGCAACTGGTGTTCCTCAGTAGGGACTGGGCCAGGAGGGAAGTGTGGGAGAGGTGGTGTGCCAACCTCGGAGGAAAGTGAGGTAGAACGCTTAAGAATGCATGATACCTTCAGGATCCATAGGTCCGTGTCTGGAGCGTGGGAACAGCCACTTGGGCAGGCAGCTACCTGCGCCGCTGCTGTCAGGTGCTGGGCTTGAGCGTTGCACCAATACACAGCTCAGAGGTGGGAAATTGTAGCCTAAGATTTGGGAGGCCAAAGCTGGGGTTCCCTGACTCCTGGGCATCCAGTCACCTCTGGAAAACCAACCACACAGAGGAGTCAGAAATGGAGGGCCGTGGGTCCCCAGGGCCTGCATGAGGAGCCCATGGGCCGGGGGCTCCCAAACTCCTGTACATCCAGACAGCACTGTGTCTCGGGGAACAGAATTGGGGGTCCTCTGGCTGAGGGCGATGGTGAGCCCAGAAAGCTCATAGATGATTGTCCTTGGCTTAGCAGCAGTTGTCTGGGAGTGCGGAGgagccttctgcaggagactcGGACTGTGGCTCTGTAGTCAAAGCCTTTCTCTGTGCTCCCTACTGCATTCTTggtgaaagagacagtccttggttccaaacaGTTTATTGATTGTACATCGGGGAAAATGAGTGCATCCCACCTCCTCAGGATGCACTAGAGATTAAATGTCCAGGGAGGAATGTCCGGTAAGGGAAGTTTATTGGCTAATCCCTCAGAGCCTCTAGATACTTCATTAGCATACAGAACTGTTCTGGGCTACTGTGACCACAGGTCACGTTTCCTATGTGGGAAGTATGGCacgtgttccaggacaggaatATGGTAGGGAGCAGGGAGCTCAGGTGGGTGCCTGGGTGCTCAgtcttaccaagtttcctggcaagGTCCATGGTCCCACAAGGATCCACCAAACCAAAGTCTCCAATGTTTCAGGTCAAAGTGAGccagccccaggccccaggcTCTGTCAGGCCTGCAATGGAAGGACAAAGACTTAGGGGACAACTGGTGACTTATCCCAGACACACATCACATAGAACTCAGGCCCCAGAACAACTCCCGCAACATCCAGAACCAGGCCAGGCCTCTCTGCCGCCCTCATGCGGCCACCTGAGGAAGTGAAGGCACAGCTCTAGTCAGCGGGGTGGGTGGGGCAACCTAGGACTGGCAGATTTCCTTGCACTTGACCCACCACGGTGACCCACCTCCAGCTTTTAGCTTCAGCCTTCCCGTACATAGAACCGGGACCTGGAACCTTCCCAGACCTTCTCTCCCCATCTGTAATGACTGTGTTCCCGGGTCCCTGCCTCACCTCTAGCCTCTGATTCTCTGCCTCCTACAAAGTGGGGGTCGGACTGGGAAAGCCCCCTGGGAAATTCCCACAGAGCCagcagaagggggaggagaggcagggtcTCAGACAGTAGGAAGCTGCCGGCCCACTCTTATTTAAGCCGCTTCCCTGGCCGTcacaagacagaggcaggcatggaATCCATCCAGGCCCTCCTGCTGGCCCTGGCCCTAGTACCCTACCAGCTCAGCAGAGGTAAGCAGGCTGTGGGGAGAGATGGATACAAGGGAGGAGAGTTTGGGAGTGCTGTGAAAATCCACTAGGCTAGGGGTCTGCGGCTCTGGTTGGTCTCTCATCAAGGCCAAGGAACCTGGGCCAGAGGATGAGAGTCCTGGGGTCTCAATCCAGGgtcagggctggaacctgggaCCCAGTTGCCCCATCACAGCTTTAACGCTCTTACTCCTCAGGGCAGTCTTTCCAGGTGAACCCCCCTGAGCCTGAGGTAGCTGTGGCCATGGGCACATCCCTCCAGATCACCTGCAGCATGTCCTGTGACGAGGGTGTAGCTCGGGTGCACTGGCGTGGTCTGGACACCAGCTTGGGCAGTGTGCAGACCCTCCCAGGCAGCAGTATCCTCTCTGTACGGGGCATGCTGTCAGACACAGGCACTCCTGTGTGCGTGGGCTCCTGTGGGAGTCGAAGCTTCCAGCACTCGGTGAAGATCCTTGTGTATGGTGAGGCCCACTCCGCCTTTCTAGGTGCCACCCGCCCCGGGGGAATGAGGACCTTGCGCCATACCAGTGCCGCCACCCACCAAGTCCCCACACTCCACTGCCACCCCCACACTGTAGACCTTCAAGGCTGGCATACCCACCCTTCCTGTCCCAACCACCTGAAGCCATAGCTGTACTCTCATGCCAAACTCCTCTCTGCCTGGCCCAGGCCTGACCTCCAAGCTCAGCCCTGGGCCCACTATCGATCCACAGCCTTCCCAGACCAGCTGGTGGTGTCCCCGGAGTTCCTTGTACCTGGACAGGACCAAGTGGTGTCCTGCACGGCCCACAACATCTGGCCTGCAGGCCCGAACAGTCTCTCCTTTGCCCTGCTACTgggagagcagagactggagggtGCCCAGGCCCTGGAACCAGAGCAAGAAGAGGAGATGCAAGAGGCTGAGGACACACCGCTGTTCCGAATGACACAACGCTGGCTGTTACCCTCCCTGGGGACCCCCGCCCCTCCTGCCCTTCACTGCCAGGTCACCATGCAGCTGCCCAAACTGGTGCTGACCCATAGAAGGGAGATTCCAGGTAAGGCCACTGGGTCCTGCCTGCCTCTAGGCTCAGAAGCTCTGGGGCTTGGCCCTTGATTGATTGTCCCCACCTGTAGATCCCCAACAAAACTGTTCAATGCCTGTGTCACAAGGCAGCCAGAAAAGATTAACGCAAAAGATAAGGACCTACTCTGTGCTAGCCCCAACATGATGTCACAAATTCTTGGCTTTGCCTAGGTGggtggtggcagtgcacacctttaattccagcactcagaaaacagagccaggtggatttcttgagtttgaggccagcctggtctacagagcgaattccaggacagtcagggctacacaaagaaaccctgtcttgaaaaaccaaagtaaataaataaaataaacagtgacCTGGTAGACTTACATAAGAGCCAGTACCTACTAAATGTTCTGTGTCATCAGCCGCTGATCCTAACTACTATGATGCCTTGTGCCTCTTGAGTGATGTGGGAAGGGTGATGGAAGAGTTCTGAACCAATACTGGGTTGCAGATGAGGAAAACTGAGGCTACAGGAAGAACATTCATTCTGTTTGCAGTACTACAGAGCCAGACCTCACCTAAGCCTCCCAACACGACCTCTGCTGAGCCCTACATCCTGACCTCATCAAGTACTGCTGAGGCAGTCTCCACTGGGCTCAACATCACCACCCTACCTTCTGCCCCTCCATACCCCAAGCTTAGCCCTAGGACTATGAGCTCTGAGGGACCTTGCCGCCCGAAAATCCaccaggacctggaggcaggcTGGGAGCTACTCTGTGAAGCATCCTGTGGGCCCGGAGTTACTGTGCGCTGGACCTTGGCTCCTGGTGACCTGGCAACCTACCACAAGAGGGAGGCCGGGGCCCAGGCATGGCTAAGCATGCTGCCCCCAGGTCCCATGGCAGAAGGCTGGTTCCAGTGCCGCCAGGACCCTGGCGGGCAGGTGACCAGTCTGTATGTTCCTGGCCAGGTGACCCCGAATCCCTGTGAGTCTGGGgccctgggagggagggacaaatgGGACTAAAACACTAGCAGGAGTCTGTACCATGcctagcctcagtttccccatgttcAGTATGCTTTCCTGTCTGGAGACCACTTAGAACTCGAGGCACCTTGCAGTCtttcagagacagggagatccagtaacaaaaagtgaaaaaagaTTTTAACGTTGGTTTCAGATGCCCAGGGCTGACTTCATAGCTATTTAACTTTAGTTTCACATGCCCgggactggcttcaaacttgcttcATAGCTAAAAGTGACCATGATCTTGCCTCAACCTCTTCAGTGCTGAGATAACAGGTGCACACCACTGTgacacattttaatttattgttatacataagtacactgtagctgtcttcagacgcaccagaagagggcatcagatcttattacgggtggttgtgagccaccatgtggttgctgggatttgaactcaggaccttcagaagagctgtcagtgctcttacccattgagccatcttaccagcccgtgacacatgttttgatttttaaaatacgtTAATTGGGTCTGAAGCAACGGATGTCTCAGAAGTTAAAGAGTACTTCCTggtcttacagagaacctgggttcacttcccatgtgatagctcacaaacatctgtaactccagatccagggaatgCAACCCACACTTTTGGCCTCCCAGAGCACCATGTGCTCgtggtatacatatgtacatcaaCACTAAGAACTCCTGCACATCCAAATAAGATACCAGGTGTGTtcgcgcatgtctttaatcctagcactcaggaggcagagacaagaaacacatagccacttgtaactccaggaCCCAGAGACTTGACatcctcctctgacttccaagtgtatctgcatcatacacacacacacacacaaacacacacacacacacaaacaaacaaaataaacattaaaaaaaaataaatcttaagccaggtggtagtggtgacacatacctttaatctcagaggcaggtggatctagataaattcaaggacagcctggtctacagagcaagttccaggacaatcagtcAGGATTACATAGAAGActcttgtctcagaaaatcaaaacaaaacagacaaaaagccgaacagaacaaaacagaactaagctgggcatgatggttcACAAGCTATGATCTAAGTACTTGAGCTGTAGAAGCAGAAGGGTCAATGTCAGcctaagctacagagtgagaccctaatTTAGAAACAAAAGCTTCCctttaagccgggtgtggtggcgcacacctttaatcccagcactccggaggcagaggcaggcagatttctgagttcgaggccagcctggtctacaaagtgagttccaggacagccagggctatacagagaaaccctgtcttgaaaaacccaaaaaaaaaaaaaaaaaaaaaaaaagcttccctTTAAGTAGATTCATGCTTCCACACTGTCTTTGAGTGTGTCTGGTTGGGTGGCTGTTTTCTACCCAAGTAGAGGCTGGCTAGTTAAGTCCACCTTTAAACTGTAAGGGCCTGTGCACGTTCCTTCTGTGGAGCCCACAGGCACTGGGACTGATGGCAGCCTTTCTTCCTACTCTTTCAGCCTCCATCATCGCCCTATGGATTGGCAGCTCGGTGCTGGGGCTGCTTGCACTGGCCTTCATTGCCTACCGCCTGTGGAAATGCTACCGGCCAGGTCCTCGCCCAGACACCAGCTCATGTACACTCCTATGAAACTCCATTATGCCAGACTAAAGGAGGCAGAGTGTGACCAGCTACAGGATTTGGGGCATCAAGATGATGGTGTGGCCCCTTTCCTTGGTGGTCAGCACATCTATGAGTTTCTCCCGACTTCTGGGCTTTTCTGCCTGCTGGCCCAGAGCTAAATAAAAGCCCGTATCTAGCCACTGGCATATTCATTCGTACTGTGAATAGGAAGGCTTTGTACATCATCTATCCCTACAGCCAGAGTCCCTGGAGACAGGCACACATCCCAGTTTACTTTGGTAGGCCGGGAAATGCCTGCATTTAACAAGAGTAACTAAGGAGGTATCCAATGGCTTAGAAAAAGTACTTGGGGGGTAACCTGGGAAGAGCGGTATGGATGCCGGACAAGGGAATAAAAATTATGTCAGTAGATAAAGAGCCAAAGATAACACAGAAGAGGGACAAGTGAAGATACTAGAAAGTCACAGCAGTTCAGAGTTACAACGAGAGCACCCCCCTCTGGTGGTCAGAAATGGTAACAGtctgggaaaggaaggggaatCTGGTGACTCCACTCAGACACCTTAACGCTCGGAAGGAGACGAAGTGAGGCCCAGGCTGAGTCTGAGAGCAAACGCAGAAAACGGTTTGAACTCCGCTCTCAGCCCTAGATTCTTGGTGAACTTTGCGGGGTTTCTCTGGTACCCAGGGTGCCTGGTTGCTAGGAGACCATGCTTGGGAAGACTTGCCCACTAGCAAGATGGCAAGGTATCGC harbors:
- the Madcam1 gene encoding mucosal addressin cell adhesion molecule 1 isoform X2; the encoded protein is MESIQALLLALALVPYQLSRGQSFQVNPPEPEVAVAMGTSLQITCSMSCDEGVARVHWRGLDTSLGSVQTLPGSSILSVRGMLSDTGTPVCVGSCGSRSFQHSVKILVYAFPDQLVVSPEFLVPGQDQVVSCTAHNIWPAGPNSLSFALLLGEQRLEGAQALEPEQEEEMQEAEDTPLFRMTQRWLLPSLGTPAPPALHCQVTMQLPKLVLTHRREIPASIIALWIGSSVLGLLALAFIAYRLWKCYRPGPRPDTSSCTLL
- the Madcam1 gene encoding mucosal addressin cell adhesion molecule 1 isoform X1, with protein sequence MESIQALLLALALVPYQLSRGQSFQVNPPEPEVAVAMGTSLQITCSMSCDEGVARVHWRGLDTSLGSVQTLPGSSILSVRGMLSDTGTPVCVGSCGSRSFQHSVKILVYAFPDQLVVSPEFLVPGQDQVVSCTAHNIWPAGPNSLSFALLLGEQRLEGAQALEPEQEEEMQEAEDTPLFRMTQRWLLPSLGTPAPPALHCQVTMQLPKLVLTHRREIPVLQSQTSPKPPNTTSAEPYILTSSSTAEAVSTGLNITTLPSAPPYPKLSPRTMSSEGPCRPKIHQDLEAGWELLCEASCGPGVTVRWTLAPGDLATYHKREAGAQAWLSMLPPGPMAEGWFQCRQDPGGQVTSLYVPGQVTPNPSSIIALWIGSSVLGLLALAFIAYRLWKCYRPGPRPDTSSCTLL